From the genome of Candidatus Rokuibacteriota bacterium, one region includes:
- a CDS encoding peroxiredoxin family protein has protein sequence MGQVAGKLRERGAALLAISGDSSFCQTEFARARELPFPLLSDVHRTVIRAYDVLDEARNVAYRSTFVVDRDGLLRWGQAGDRHMIRDGAEILRVLDLVETLRRRA, from the coding sequence CTGGGCCAGGTCGCCGGCAAGCTGCGCGAGCGTGGCGCTGCGCTGCTGGCGATCAGCGGCGATAGCTCGTTCTGCCAGACGGAGTTCGCCCGGGCGCGGGAGCTTCCGTTCCCGCTCCTGAGCGACGTCCACCGGACCGTGATCCGCGCCTACGACGTACTCGACGAGGCTCGGAACGTGGCCTACCGGTCGACCTTCGTCGTGGATCGGGATGGCCTGCTCCGATGGGGCCAGGCCGGTGACCGGCACATGATCCGCGACGGCGCGGAAATCCTCCGGGTTCTGGATCTCGTGGAGACCCTGCGCCGGAGGGCATGA
- a CDS encoding molybdopterin-dependent oxidoreductase — MRCSRLAGPVSSVRRSAADPLLVEGQIHGGLAQGVGQALWEHMVYEPSGQCLSASLMDYAIPRADMLPAFELNRIETPSPVNPLGAKGCGEAGAIGSPPAVVNAVIDALQPLGVTHLDTPLTAARVWAAIQQAKSRRKSV; from the coding sequence ATGAGATGCTCGCGGCTGGCGGGACCGGTCTCATCGGTGCGGAGGTCCGCCGCCGACCCGCTCCTGGTCGAGGGCCAGATCCACGGCGGGCTCGCTCAGGGGGTGGGCCAAGCGCTCTGGGAGCATATGGTGTACGAGCCGTCCGGCCAGTGCCTGAGCGCGTCGCTGATGGACTACGCGATCCCCAGGGCCGACATGCTGCCGGCGTTCGAGCTGAACCGCATCGAGACGCCATCGCCCGTGAACCCGCTCGGCGCCAAGGGATGCGGCGAGGCCGGCGCGATCGGCTCGCCGCCGGCCGTCGTCAACGCTGTGATCGACGCGCTCCAGCCGCTCGGCGTCACGCACCTGGACACGCCGCTGACGGCCGCCCGCGTGTGGGCCGCAATTCAACAGGCCAAATCGCGAAGGAAGTCAGTATGA